The Elusimicrobiales bacterium genome contains a region encoding:
- a CDS encoding DUF3168 domain-containing protein, with amino-acid sequence MTAEQALFELLSHDAAVSAIVGDRVYPVRLPDEVMLPAMVYMKVSCIRYASHGGPSKLASSRFQLDCYSVDYLEAKRLALAAVSALHGKKGGDIQAAFNENETDGFSADDGVFRVTADVLIWHKED; translated from the coding sequence GTGACCGCTGAACAGGCGTTGTTTGAATTGTTGTCGCATGACGCCGCCGTGTCGGCGATTGTCGGCGACAGGGTCTATCCAGTCCGGCTGCCCGACGAGGTTATGCTGCCTGCGATGGTTTACATGAAAGTGTCGTGCATCAGATATGCCTCGCATGGCGGGCCGTCAAAGCTGGCATCGTCGCGGTTCCAACTGGACTGTTACTCGGTGGATTACCTTGAGGCAAAGCGGCTGGCGTTGGCGGCGGTGTCGGCGTTACACGGCAAGAAAGGCGGCGATATTCAGGCCGCGTTCAACGAAAACGAAACGGACGGGTTCAGCGCGGACGACGGCGTATTTCGCGTCACGGCTGACGTCCTGATATGGCACAAGGAGGATTGA
- a CDS encoding HK97-gp10 family putative phage morphogenesis protein, which yields MGDITVIQLDGIPELELALKNIRGPELRRATVRAVKKGAEVIRAQAAANAPYDPGVNNLFTKGKPETAEHIKDNIGVTISTDPLKGEVRARIGLHWTVWYGRLVEFGHALAVRSHKSGNRWFYKVVGRVEAKPFMRPAFDAKKEEAIQACDAEYRRLVAKYGGQSDR from the coding sequence ATGGGCGACATAACCGTAATCCAACTGGACGGCATACCGGAGCTTGAGCTGGCGTTGAAAAACATACGCGGGCCGGAGCTGCGGCGCGCCACCGTGCGCGCCGTCAAGAAAGGCGCGGAAGTCATCCGCGCGCAGGCGGCGGCGAACGCGCCGTATGACCCCGGCGTCAACAACCTGTTCACCAAAGGCAAGCCGGAGACCGCCGAACATATCAAGGACAACATCGGCGTAACCATCAGCACTGACCCGCTGAAAGGCGAAGTCCGCGCCCGAATTGGCCTGCACTGGACGGTGTGGTACGGACGTCTCGTCGAGTTCGGCCACGCGCTGGCTGTGCGGTCGCATAAATCCGGCAACCGATGGTTCTACAAGGTTGTGGGCCGCGTCGAGGCGAAACCGTTCATGCGCCCGGCGTTTGACGCGAAAAAAGAGGAGGCGATTCAGGCCTGCGACGCGGAATACCGCCGATTGGTGGCGAAATACGGAGGCCAAAGTGACCGCTGA
- a CDS encoding phage head closure protein — MNPGKLNRRVTLQRQTITRDAVGQAKPVWADVATVWAAVLPLRGREYFESARVNSEITVRVVIRYRADVKPSWRVVSGGNGYDIVEIINPADGKQELQLMCKRVA, encoded by the coding sequence CCTTGCAGCGGCAGACCATAACCCGCGATGCCGTCGGGCAAGCGAAACCGGTGTGGGCGGATGTGGCGACGGTATGGGCGGCGGTGCTACCTTTGCGCGGGCGGGAGTATTTTGAATCCGCCCGTGTGAACAGCGAAATCACGGTGCGCGTCGTCATTCGGTATCGCGCGGATGTGAAGCCGAGTTGGCGCGTGGTATCCGGCGGAAATGGTTATGACATCGTGGAAATAATCAACCCCGCCGACGGGAAACAGGAATTGCAGCTTATGTGTAAGCGGGTGGCGTAA